A window from Verrucomicrobiota bacterium encodes these proteins:
- a CDS encoding Dabb family protein yields the protein MFSHVVIFWTDPEKPKAVDELMAGAERYLKSIPGIIHFHLGRMTRSHRPVVDQTYQVALNVVFDSKKAQDDYQVHPLHVEFVEKVFKPNCKKVVVYDFE from the coding sequence ATGTTCTCGCATGTTGTTATCTTTTGGACGGATCCGGAGAAACCCAAAGCCGTGGATGAACTGATGGCGGGCGCCGAGCGTTACCTGAAATCAATCCCGGGCATCATTCACTTTCATCTGGGGCGCATGACGCGGAGTCACAGGCCAGTCGTGGACCAAACTTATCAGGTAGCCCTGAACGTCGTATTCGACTCCAAAAAGGCCCAGGACGATTACCAGGTGCACCCGTTGCACGTGGAGTTCGTGGAAAAGGTGTTCAAGCCGAATTGCAAAAAGGTCGTCGTGTACGATTTTGAGTGA
- a CDS encoding esterase yields the protein MNSSTATMSRFSAALAAALILISPAQAQRGRGGAQGPQVVSPEVSPERKITFRILAPKAEAVRLSGSDIPGNGQGATMTKGTNSIWEVTLGPISPGTYRYNFNVDGVSVIDPRSPAISESNNNAWSLVHVPGQEFMDAKDVPRGAVSAVTYYSKSLGKFRRMQIYTPPGYETGKGKYPVFYLLHGAGDSDESWSSVGRAGFILDNLIAAGKAKPMLVVMPAGHTRASGFGARTTTSTNATPARPPADEFVQDFENDILPYVEKHYRVRTDPKSRAIAGLSMGGAQTLNIAVRNLDKFGYVGVYSSGVFGITGGGRGGASTAPTGPSWDEQHKEALDNPKLKKGIRLLWLATGKDDFLIETSRATVAMLKKHGFNPVFNETAGGHTWINWREYLHEFAPQLF from the coding sequence ATGAACTCATCCACTGCAACAATGTCCCGCTTCAGCGCCGCTCTGGCTGCGGCGTTGATCTTGATCTCACCGGCCCAGGCGCAACGCGGCCGCGGCGGCGCTCAAGGCCCGCAGGTGGTTTCGCCCGAAGTTTCCCCGGAGCGCAAGATTACTTTCCGCATCCTGGCGCCCAAGGCCGAGGCGGTGCGGTTGAGCGGCAGTGATATTCCCGGCAACGGTCAGGGCGCCACGATGACCAAAGGCACGAACAGCATTTGGGAAGTGACGCTCGGCCCCATCAGTCCCGGAACCTACCGCTACAACTTCAACGTGGATGGCGTCTCGGTGATCGACCCGCGCAGTCCGGCGATCAGCGAGTCCAACAACAACGCCTGGAGCCTGGTCCATGTTCCCGGCCAGGAGTTTATGGACGCCAAGGACGTTCCGCGCGGCGCCGTTTCGGCCGTGACTTACTACTCCAAGTCGCTCGGCAAGTTCCGGCGCATGCAGATCTATACACCGCCCGGTTACGAGACTGGTAAAGGCAAATATCCGGTCTTCTATTTGTTGCACGGCGCGGGTGACAGCGATGAATCCTGGTCCTCCGTAGGCCGCGCCGGTTTCATCCTCGACAATCTCATCGCCGCCGGGAAAGCGAAGCCCATGTTGGTGGTGATGCCCGCGGGCCACACCCGCGCTTCCGGCTTCGGCGCCCGTACCACAACTTCGACGAACGCCACGCCAGCCCGTCCGCCCGCGGACGAATTCGTCCAGGATTTCGAGAACGACATCTTGCCCTATGTGGAGAAGCATTACCGCGTGCGCACCGACCCGAAGAGCCGCGCGATTGCCGGCTTGTCCATGGGCGGCGCGCAGACCTTGAACATCGCTGTCCGGAACCTGGACAAGTTTGGATATGTCGGCGTTTACAGTTCGGGCGTTTTCGGGATTACGGGAGGCGGGCGTGGCGGCGCTTCCACGGCGCCGACGGGGCCGAGCTGGGATGAGCAGCACAAAGAAGCCTTGGACAATCCCAAACTCAAAAAGGGAATCAGACTATTGTGGTTGGCGACGGGCAAAGACGATTTTCTGATCGAGACTTCCCGCGCCACGGTCGCCATGCTCAAGAAGCACGGCTTCAACCCGGTCTTCAACGAAACCGCTGGCGGGCACACCTGGATCAACTGGCGCGAATACCTCCACGAATTCGCTCCGCAGTTGTTTTAA